The Lasioglossum baleicum chromosome 15, iyLasBale1, whole genome shotgun sequence genome has a segment encoding these proteins:
- the Dctn1-p150 gene encoding dynactin subunit 1 isoform X1, whose protein sequence is MSYKIGQRVEVPGKDCQGVIAYIGHPSFASGKWIGVILDEPKGKNNGSIRGQSYFKCPENHGMFVRQSQLVLLDETGNRTEPVSPSSAGSSATTPDETSVARARSRLNSTPRRNEPTAVRRKTSLAHVTRQQSDKLSGSRLSLAGSRTLLSAPSTESLSGSQHERKDGGESLIPAPTSTKRASFIEKSPSTSSPPGKKPKAQDDHNNTGFVETLKPQFVPGQVMAGSAAAANVVEEKLTHLQLQQENENLKSQVRDLTEKVETLRLKRMQDKERMKDFEKTKLQLDQLVEFKTKVMESQASLQRELQRARQETREAHAAREQFQEEMADLAETVEMATLDKEMAEEKAETLQIELEQLKEKLEEQTLDLEILRTEMSERAAGGGATAGTTSYEIKQLEQQNNRLRETLVRMRDLSAHEKHEFQKLQKDLDQKKSEILELGRTKEKLSTRVEEMEHQIADLQEQVDAALGAEEMVEALGEKKMALEEKVAELEEAVTDLEALQDMSDQLAESSKELELELREELDMALGSARDAYHHRDAALETLADRELTIAKFRELTHQLQEQCLQLQQRMQSTETSKPGMGGAEQQLAEILDFQKTFAETRAQTKAVDLELRRLEAEEARNHVAYLLSFMPPAFLARGGDHDAILTLLLIPRIIYKTEIIISQVRDKYRSLDKIDRTAVIKGHSVAQYTFRSHLCSYMYALQTFLGCFESALSVCTPDMLLKAGVAYPEMAAQEKSLDSLIELAKRDQLDENLPMEAIEKCCGYFCTMFSVLFGETINQGRMVVNGTRMLDSCCEAITTNSAAIKTLIHGDGGDIGLLCQHAETTCEVIQQHLKSARRRVLTDHATALNSAGFNLGLDKDASEQMFGCYQHAVKIVKTFQTLLKNAVQAIISNTDLDAGLTAEKLKEMAASACEKVYDTEDIGPVATVKASLTVIQQLAANLAQKMAECENELAISGHLRQAQDSKKEPLMPITIRAHAARKEAEETKVLSRKLEARDSDIREAKLALREKQNELCEMILRKDVVEKKLATQQHDHELNVEKLKRKLDEAQNQLKRKEKEFEETMDHLQTDIDSLETERGQLKEKLKSIGKKSIMSSSGADNISGTGAVTSGIQSMDNKFLIQEISALKEALNNENRQKKKFMSDALREKLERLDPITPATKPGPADTKIQELKKKTNDLTKDIKQAMTFPTVPDLRRKKTQDLEGPTLEKAMPIYQLMQRQMIMRELKQRVDKLVGEIREEMVKRTTGGMAEANFAVFPNREMAAAMQENQLFAAEISIPHDGPEQIFTVNVGTQELRKIHSLLCY, encoded by the exons CATACTTTAAA TGTCCTGAAAACCATGGAATGTTTGTACGGCAATCTCAGCTGGTTTTGCTGGATGAAACAGGTAATAGGACAGAACCTGTTAGTCCATCTTCGGCAGGCAGCAGTGCCACAACTCCGGATGAAACCAGTGTTGCGAGAGCTAGAAGCCGGTTGAATAG TACACCTCGAAGGAACGAACCCACTGC AGTACGGAGAAAAACATCTCTTGCGCATGTTACCCGGCAGCAATCTGACAAGCTTTCTGG CTCACGATTATCACTGGCTGGCAGTAGAACGCTTTTAAGCGCTCCGAGTACAGAAAGTTTGTCCGGATCGCAACACGAACGCAAAGATGGTGGGGAGTCATTGATACCGGCACCGACCTCCACTAAAAGAGCATCATTCATCGAG AAGTCCCCTAGCACGAGCTCGCCTCCCGGCAAAAAGCCAAAGGCCCAAGATGATCACAATAAT ACAGGTTTTGTGGAGACTTTGAAGCCGCAATTCGTGCCTGGCCAGGTAATGGCCGGCTCCGCAGCAGCTGCAAATGTGGTAGAAGAGAAACTGACACATTTGCAGCTACAACAAGAGAACGAAAATCTGAAATCTCAA GTTCGCGACCTCACCGAAAAAGTGGAAACTTTGCGGCTGAAGAGAATGCAAGACAAGGAGCGAATGAAAGACTTTGAGAAAACGAAGCTCCAACTCGATCAGCTGGTGGAATTCAAAACGAAAGTGATGGAGAGTCAA GCCAGTCTTCAAAGAGAACTTCAACGAGCACGCCAAGAAACGAGGGAAGCGCATGCCGCTCGAGAACAATTCCAAGAAGAAATGGCAGACCTCGCGGAAACCGTAGAAATGGCTACATTGGACAAAGAGATGGCCGAAGAAAAGGCTGAGACGTTGCAAATCGAATTGGAGCAGCTCAAAGAGAAGTTGGAAGAACAGACATTAGACTTGGAAATACTGCGCACGGAAATGTCCGAGAGA GCTGCTGGGGGTGGCGCGACCGCAGGAACTACGAGCTATGAGATCAAACAATTGGAACAGCAAAATAATAGATTGCGCGAAACTCTCGTTAGAATGCGTGATCTGTCTGCCCATGAGAAACACGAGTTCCAGAAGCTCCAGAAGGACTTGGATCAGAAGAAGTCCGAGATACTGGAGCTGGGACGCACAAAGGAGAAATTATCTACTCGAGTAGAAGAAATGGAACACCAGATAGCGGACTTACAAGAACAG GTGGACGCGGCGTTAGGTGCCGAAGAAATGGTTGAAGCGCTCGGCGAAAAGAAGATGGCGTTGGAAGAGAAAGTTGCGGAATTGGAAGAAGCTGTGACGGACTTAGAAGCTTTACAG GACATGTCCGATCAACTAGCCGAATCGTCGAAAGAATTAGAGTTAGAGCTGCGAGAGGAATTGGACATGGCGCTTGGATCTGCTCGCGACGCATATCATCATCGCGACGCAGCTCTGGAAACGCTGGCAGATCGTGAGCTGACTATCGCGAAATTCCGCGAGCTGACGCACCAGCTGCAAGAGCAGTGTCTGCAGCTGCAACAACGAATGCAATCGACAGAAACCTCGAAGCCTGGAATGGGCGGTGCGGAACAACAATTAGCAGAGATACTAGATTTCCAAAAGACGTTCGCCGAGACTCGCGCACAAACGAAGGCCGTCGACCTCGAGTTACGAAGACTGGAAGCTGAAGAGGCTCGAAACCACGTCGCCTATCTGTTATCCTTTATGCCACCGGCATTCTTGGCACGCGGGGGAGATCACGACGCTATCCTGACGCTTCTGCTGATACCAAGAATAATCTACAAGACGGAAATAATTATATCGCAAGTCCGGGATAAATATCGATCATTGGACAAGATCGACAGAACGGCCGTAATCAAGGGCCACTCGGTAGCACAATACACGTTCAGATCGCACCTTTGCTCGTACATGTACGCATTGCAGACATTCCTCGGGTGTTTTGAATCGGCGTTGAGCGTTTGCACGCCGGACATGTTGCTCAAGGCCGGAGTAGCTTATCCGGAAATGGCTGCGCAAGAGAAGTCCTTGGACTCGTTGATAGAACTGGCCAAGAGGGATCAGCTGGACGAGAATCTGCCTATGGAGGCAATCGAGAAGTGTTGCGGATACTTCTGTACCATGTTCTCCGTCTTATTCGGTGAGACCATTAACCAAGGTCGCATGGTGGTCAACGGCACGAGAATGCTGGACAGTTGTTGCGAGGCGATCACTACCAACTCAGCAGCTATCAAGACGTTGATCCATGGAGACGGCGGCGACATAGGCCTCCTTTGCCAGCACGCGGAGACAACTTGCGAGGTGATACAGCAACATCTGAAGTCTGCTAGAAGACGCGTGCTGACCGACCATGCTACCGCCCTTAATTCTGCTGGGTTCAACTTGGGGTTGGATAAGGATGCTAGCGAGCAGATGTTCGGTTGCTATCAGCATGCCGTGAAGATTGTGAAAACGTTCCAAACGCTGTTGAAGAACGCTGTGCAGGCAATTATATCGAACACAGATCTGGACGCAGGTCTCACCGCGGAGAAATTGAAGGAGATGGCTGCGTCAGCGTGCGAGAAAGTTTACGACACAGAGGATATAGGACCTGTGGCTACTGTTAAGGCGAGCTTGACAGTGATTCAACAATTAGCTGCGAATCTAGCGCAGAAGATGGCCGAATGCGAGAACGAATTGGCTATAAGCGGACACCTGCGGCAAGCACAAGACAGCAAGAAGGAGCCTCTTATGCCTATAACCATAAGAGCGCACGCAGCGCGAAAAGAGGCTGAAGAGACTAAGGTACTCAGTAGGAAACTAGAAGCCAGAGATAGCGATATTCGCGAAGCGAAATTAGCTTTAAGGGAGAAACAAAATGAACTGTGCGAGATGATTTTGAGAAAGGACGTTGTGGAGAAGAAGCTCGCGACACAGCAGCACGACCACGAGCTGAACGTGGAGAAGCTGAAGAGAAAGCTGGACGAAGCTCAAAATCAATTGAAACGAAAAGAGAAAGAGTTCGAGGAAACGATGGATCATCTACAGACGGATATCGACAGTTTAGAGACCGAGAGAGGTCAgcttaaagaaaaattgaaatctaTCGGAAAGAAATCCATAATGTCCTCGTCCGGTGCAGATAATATCTCTGGAACCGGTGCAGTCACGTCAGGAATCCAATCGATGGATAATAAATTCCTGATACAAGAAATAAGCGCTCTCAAAGAAGCTCTGAACAACGAGAACCGACAGAAGAAGAAGTTCATGTCTGATGCTTTGCGCGAGAAGTTAGAACGTCTGGATCCGATAACGCCTGCAACCAAACCGGGACCTGCGGACACAAAGATACAGGAGCTGAAGAAGAAGACTAATGATCTTACCAAA GATATTAAACAAGCTATGACGTTCCCCACTGTTCCGGATTTGAGACGCAAGAAAACGCAGGATCTGGAAGGGCCAACGTTGGAGAAGGCAATGCCAATTTATCAGTTGATGCAGCGTCAGATGATCATGAGAGAACTGAAGCAACGAGTAGATAAACTAGTC GGGGAGATCCGCGAGGAAATGGTAAAGAGGACAACCGGCGGAATGGCTGAAGCGAATTTCGCAGTATTCCCAAATCGCGAGATGGCTGCGGCGATGCAAGAAAATCAGTTGTTCGCTGCGGAGATTTCGATTCCTCACGATGGCCCTGAACAAATTTTCACTGTCAACGTAGGAACACAAGAACTTAGAAAAATTCATTCTTTgttatgttattaa
- the Dctn1-p150 gene encoding dynactin subunit 1 isoform X3 — protein sequence MSYKIGQRVEVPGKDCQGVIAYIGHPSFASGKWIGVILDEPKGKNNGSIRGQSYFKCPENHGMFVRQSQLVLLDETGNRTEPVSPSSAGSSATTPDETSVARARSRLNSTPRRNEPTAVRRKTSLAHVTRQQSDKLSGSRLSLAGSRTLLSAPSTESLSGSQHERKDGGESLIPAPTSTKRASFIETGFVETLKPQFVPGQVMAGSAAAANVVEEKLTHLQLQQENENLKSQVRDLTEKVETLRLKRMQDKERMKDFEKTKLQLDQLVEFKTKVMESQASLQRELQRARQETREAHAAREQFQEEMADLAETVEMATLDKEMAEEKAETLQIELEQLKEKLEEQTLDLEILRTEMSERAAGGGATAGTTSYEIKQLEQQNNRLRETLVRMRDLSAHEKHEFQKLQKDLDQKKSEILELGRTKEKLSTRVEEMEHQIADLQEQVDAALGAEEMVEALGEKKMALEEKVAELEEAVTDLEALQDMSDQLAESSKELELELREELDMALGSARDAYHHRDAALETLADRELTIAKFRELTHQLQEQCLQLQQRMQSTETSKPGMGGAEQQLAEILDFQKTFAETRAQTKAVDLELRRLEAEEARNHVAYLLSFMPPAFLARGGDHDAILTLLLIPRIIYKTEIIISQVRDKYRSLDKIDRTAVIKGHSVAQYTFRSHLCSYMYALQTFLGCFESALSVCTPDMLLKAGVAYPEMAAQEKSLDSLIELAKRDQLDENLPMEAIEKCCGYFCTMFSVLFGETINQGRMVVNGTRMLDSCCEAITTNSAAIKTLIHGDGGDIGLLCQHAETTCEVIQQHLKSARRRVLTDHATALNSAGFNLGLDKDASEQMFGCYQHAVKIVKTFQTLLKNAVQAIISNTDLDAGLTAEKLKEMAASACEKVYDTEDIGPVATVKASLTVIQQLAANLAQKMAECENELAISGHLRQAQDSKKEPLMPITIRAHAARKEAEETKVLSRKLEARDSDIREAKLALREKQNELCEMILRKDVVEKKLATQQHDHELNVEKLKRKLDEAQNQLKRKEKEFEETMDHLQTDIDSLETERGQLKEKLKSIGKKSIMSSSGADNISGTGAVTSGIQSMDNKFLIQEISALKEALNNENRQKKKFMSDALREKLERLDPITPATKPGPADTKIQELKKKTNDLTKDIKQAMTFPTVPDLRRKKTQDLEGPTLEKAMPIYQLMQRQMIMRELKQRVDKLVGEIREEMVKRTTGGMAEANFAVFPNREMAAAMQENQLFAAEISIPHDGPEQIFTVNVGTQELRKIHSLLCY from the exons CATACTTTAAA TGTCCTGAAAACCATGGAATGTTTGTACGGCAATCTCAGCTGGTTTTGCTGGATGAAACAGGTAATAGGACAGAACCTGTTAGTCCATCTTCGGCAGGCAGCAGTGCCACAACTCCGGATGAAACCAGTGTTGCGAGAGCTAGAAGCCGGTTGAATAG TACACCTCGAAGGAACGAACCCACTGC AGTACGGAGAAAAACATCTCTTGCGCATGTTACCCGGCAGCAATCTGACAAGCTTTCTGG CTCACGATTATCACTGGCTGGCAGTAGAACGCTTTTAAGCGCTCCGAGTACAGAAAGTTTGTCCGGATCGCAACACGAACGCAAAGATGGTGGGGAGTCATTGATACCGGCACCGACCTCCACTAAAAGAGCATCATTCATCGAG ACAGGTTTTGTGGAGACTTTGAAGCCGCAATTCGTGCCTGGCCAGGTAATGGCCGGCTCCGCAGCAGCTGCAAATGTGGTAGAAGAGAAACTGACACATTTGCAGCTACAACAAGAGAACGAAAATCTGAAATCTCAA GTTCGCGACCTCACCGAAAAAGTGGAAACTTTGCGGCTGAAGAGAATGCAAGACAAGGAGCGAATGAAAGACTTTGAGAAAACGAAGCTCCAACTCGATCAGCTGGTGGAATTCAAAACGAAAGTGATGGAGAGTCAA GCCAGTCTTCAAAGAGAACTTCAACGAGCACGCCAAGAAACGAGGGAAGCGCATGCCGCTCGAGAACAATTCCAAGAAGAAATGGCAGACCTCGCGGAAACCGTAGAAATGGCTACATTGGACAAAGAGATGGCCGAAGAAAAGGCTGAGACGTTGCAAATCGAATTGGAGCAGCTCAAAGAGAAGTTGGAAGAACAGACATTAGACTTGGAAATACTGCGCACGGAAATGTCCGAGAGA GCTGCTGGGGGTGGCGCGACCGCAGGAACTACGAGCTATGAGATCAAACAATTGGAACAGCAAAATAATAGATTGCGCGAAACTCTCGTTAGAATGCGTGATCTGTCTGCCCATGAGAAACACGAGTTCCAGAAGCTCCAGAAGGACTTGGATCAGAAGAAGTCCGAGATACTGGAGCTGGGACGCACAAAGGAGAAATTATCTACTCGAGTAGAAGAAATGGAACACCAGATAGCGGACTTACAAGAACAG GTGGACGCGGCGTTAGGTGCCGAAGAAATGGTTGAAGCGCTCGGCGAAAAGAAGATGGCGTTGGAAGAGAAAGTTGCGGAATTGGAAGAAGCTGTGACGGACTTAGAAGCTTTACAG GACATGTCCGATCAACTAGCCGAATCGTCGAAAGAATTAGAGTTAGAGCTGCGAGAGGAATTGGACATGGCGCTTGGATCTGCTCGCGACGCATATCATCATCGCGACGCAGCTCTGGAAACGCTGGCAGATCGTGAGCTGACTATCGCGAAATTCCGCGAGCTGACGCACCAGCTGCAAGAGCAGTGTCTGCAGCTGCAACAACGAATGCAATCGACAGAAACCTCGAAGCCTGGAATGGGCGGTGCGGAACAACAATTAGCAGAGATACTAGATTTCCAAAAGACGTTCGCCGAGACTCGCGCACAAACGAAGGCCGTCGACCTCGAGTTACGAAGACTGGAAGCTGAAGAGGCTCGAAACCACGTCGCCTATCTGTTATCCTTTATGCCACCGGCATTCTTGGCACGCGGGGGAGATCACGACGCTATCCTGACGCTTCTGCTGATACCAAGAATAATCTACAAGACGGAAATAATTATATCGCAAGTCCGGGATAAATATCGATCATTGGACAAGATCGACAGAACGGCCGTAATCAAGGGCCACTCGGTAGCACAATACACGTTCAGATCGCACCTTTGCTCGTACATGTACGCATTGCAGACATTCCTCGGGTGTTTTGAATCGGCGTTGAGCGTTTGCACGCCGGACATGTTGCTCAAGGCCGGAGTAGCTTATCCGGAAATGGCTGCGCAAGAGAAGTCCTTGGACTCGTTGATAGAACTGGCCAAGAGGGATCAGCTGGACGAGAATCTGCCTATGGAGGCAATCGAGAAGTGTTGCGGATACTTCTGTACCATGTTCTCCGTCTTATTCGGTGAGACCATTAACCAAGGTCGCATGGTGGTCAACGGCACGAGAATGCTGGACAGTTGTTGCGAGGCGATCACTACCAACTCAGCAGCTATCAAGACGTTGATCCATGGAGACGGCGGCGACATAGGCCTCCTTTGCCAGCACGCGGAGACAACTTGCGAGGTGATACAGCAACATCTGAAGTCTGCTAGAAGACGCGTGCTGACCGACCATGCTACCGCCCTTAATTCTGCTGGGTTCAACTTGGGGTTGGATAAGGATGCTAGCGAGCAGATGTTCGGTTGCTATCAGCATGCCGTGAAGATTGTGAAAACGTTCCAAACGCTGTTGAAGAACGCTGTGCAGGCAATTATATCGAACACAGATCTGGACGCAGGTCTCACCGCGGAGAAATTGAAGGAGATGGCTGCGTCAGCGTGCGAGAAAGTTTACGACACAGAGGATATAGGACCTGTGGCTACTGTTAAGGCGAGCTTGACAGTGATTCAACAATTAGCTGCGAATCTAGCGCAGAAGATGGCCGAATGCGAGAACGAATTGGCTATAAGCGGACACCTGCGGCAAGCACAAGACAGCAAGAAGGAGCCTCTTATGCCTATAACCATAAGAGCGCACGCAGCGCGAAAAGAGGCTGAAGAGACTAAGGTACTCAGTAGGAAACTAGAAGCCAGAGATAGCGATATTCGCGAAGCGAAATTAGCTTTAAGGGAGAAACAAAATGAACTGTGCGAGATGATTTTGAGAAAGGACGTTGTGGAGAAGAAGCTCGCGACACAGCAGCACGACCACGAGCTGAACGTGGAGAAGCTGAAGAGAAAGCTGGACGAAGCTCAAAATCAATTGAAACGAAAAGAGAAAGAGTTCGAGGAAACGATGGATCATCTACAGACGGATATCGACAGTTTAGAGACCGAGAGAGGTCAgcttaaagaaaaattgaaatctaTCGGAAAGAAATCCATAATGTCCTCGTCCGGTGCAGATAATATCTCTGGAACCGGTGCAGTCACGTCAGGAATCCAATCGATGGATAATAAATTCCTGATACAAGAAATAAGCGCTCTCAAAGAAGCTCTGAACAACGAGAACCGACAGAAGAAGAAGTTCATGTCTGATGCTTTGCGCGAGAAGTTAGAACGTCTGGATCCGATAACGCCTGCAACCAAACCGGGACCTGCGGACACAAAGATACAGGAGCTGAAGAAGAAGACTAATGATCTTACCAAA GATATTAAACAAGCTATGACGTTCCCCACTGTTCCGGATTTGAGACGCAAGAAAACGCAGGATCTGGAAGGGCCAACGTTGGAGAAGGCAATGCCAATTTATCAGTTGATGCAGCGTCAGATGATCATGAGAGAACTGAAGCAACGAGTAGATAAACTAGTC GGGGAGATCCGCGAGGAAATGGTAAAGAGGACAACCGGCGGAATGGCTGAAGCGAATTTCGCAGTATTCCCAAATCGCGAGATGGCTGCGGCGATGCAAGAAAATCAGTTGTTCGCTGCGGAGATTTCGATTCCTCACGATGGCCCTGAACAAATTTTCACTGTCAACGTAGGAACACAAGAACTTAGAAAAATTCATTCTTTgttatgttattaa